The genome window ACGAAGAGATGGGATTCCACGAAGGTTGGGGAACCGTTTTGAATCAGCTCGTCGAGTATATTCAAAAAACGAAATTTTAAGAATATTTCTTCTTACTGAGTAGTAGTCGTGCCGCCGCTCGGAATTACGTTCTTTGCGTTACAGTGAATGCTTCCCGTAATCGTTACGGACGTCCCTGAAGCCGAAGCCGTGGAAACGCAGGTTTGGTTGTCCTGCGTAAAACACTGTTGTGTAGTCGTCACGGAAGTACAATTTACGTTGTCGGATGTGTAACACTGATTGAGAATTCCCGTGCTGGTGGAACTGCTGAGAAGTTTTCCCGTCAGGGAAATATCGATCTCCATGTATTGAAGCGTTTGTTGTTGAGCCGCGCCGCTGCTGCTCGCATATACGGGAATTCCGGATGATCCCCATTCCACCTTACCGACGTTACCAGTAACCGTTTTTGCGAAAGCCCCGCCGGAATAACTGAAGCCCTGTTGCGGATCCACGGATCCTTGATACTGGGCCGAGTCAAATTGAAACCGGAGGACAAGAGACTCTCCGGTCGTTTTCATGATCAATTGGCTTGTAATCGTATAACGGGTGTTACTTGTACCTGTGGTTCCCGTGGTGCCTGTGGTTCCCGTAGTACCGGTAGTTCCCGTGGAAGTGGTTCCGGGGACGGCTACTCCGCATGAGGAGATTTTATCGGGATCTACTTCTCCGTTGATGAAAATTACGTTTCCGTCGGCGAGCAAAACCTTGAGGTCGACGTTATTTGAATCTTTCGAATTG of Leptospira sanjuanensis contains these proteins:
- a CDS encoding LIC10920 family plasminogen-binding lipoprotein → MKRSYSLFFTSILASAVLFGCANSKDSNNVDLKVLLADGNVIFINGEVDPDKISSCGVAVPGTTSTGTTGTTGTTGTTGTTGTSNTRYTITSQLIMKTTGESLVLRFQFDSAQYQGSVDPQQGFSYSGGAFAKTVTGNVGKVEWGSSGIPVYASSSGAAQQQTLQYMEIDISLTGKLLSSSTSTGILNQCYTSDNVNCTSVTTTQQCFTQDNQTCVSTASASGTSVTITGSIHCNAKNVIPSGGTTTTQ